DNA sequence from the Octopus bimaculoides isolate UCB-OBI-ISO-001 chromosome 22, ASM119413v2, whole genome shotgun sequence genome:
GTCAAAGCCTACCCAGAGAGCAGCCCATCAGGTCCATAAGGTTCCAGCAGATAGAAGTGGATGGGTTTGGAAGAAGACACTTGGGGAAGAGTGACAACAACATCTACGGAATGAAGGTTCATTGCGTACAATGTCACTGATTGATTGATGgataaactgtaaaaaaaaaaaaaaagaagagattaaATTAGTATGTATGAGAATTGATACAAAATAACATAAATGCATAATTACtgtaacttacacacacacacacacacaattgtgtaaATTACTGTAACATTAATTACtgtattcagattattttgctAAAATGTAAAATGAGTAAACTTCTGTTTCCTGATGCcattttcttgtttatatctTAACCACAAGATAATCAAGCTTTGAAATTGAACTTAGTTTTTCGGATTTTTTAGCAAATGAAAATGGCCACTCCTGCATTTGAAGCTTTCCTTCAAGAAATCTTGTTTGATTCTGACTCAAATGGACGATTTTGAAGGATATACCCATGCAGATATCAATGGTGAAATTATTTGAGGTGATGATGAGGACGTAAACTGTGCTTAGAGTTATATTGAGAACGATGTACTGAGCAGATACTATCATCCAAGACTGGCTAATTTAAGGAAAGTACTGACCCCAAGGAGGTACATTTCTGAGGGGCAACTCTTTCGTTTATTCCTTAATGcattacagaaaaatattatttatccaTTCCTTTATTAGTATACCAAAAAAAATCGAGTCTGTTGACACAATACaggagcatggctcagtggttagagtgttaggcTCAtggtcatgaggtagtgagttcgattcctggactgggctgttgttgtattcttgagcaagacactttatttcatattgctccagttcactcagctgtagaaatgagctgtgacgtcactggtgctaagctgtatcaacatttgcttttcccttggataacatcagtgacatggaaACGGGaatctggtatgcatgggcgactgctggtcttccgtaaacatctttgcccggacttgtgcttcagaggggaactttctaggtgcaataccatgcttattcatgaccgaagaggggtCTTTGTCCTTTTAACTTGACACACAATACAATGAAGgttataacaattttaaaacagTAGGTGCTCATGTCTTTTTGTTTCCTCAAAAATAATACAGTGACAGGGGAAACTGTTCTAGGGACAAATCAGTGTGCTAAAGGTAAAGTGTTATCTGCAGTACTCACCTTTGGTCCTTAGAACAATGTGCATAAACACGCAACCTGTGGTCCAAATCTGTGTAGCTCACCTGAAGCACTTTCTTTCCAACAAGTCTCTTATACAGAAGACTCAGCCAGTAatcctgaaagaaagaaagtaaaacaaaaaaagaggacAGTGGGTTAAAATgggttaaacattttgtccagcatactaacgattctgtcagcatgCTGTCTTTATTGCACAGGTAATATAACACTTGTGTTTGCTAAAGAAACTCCCTAAAGAAAAGAATTGCGTACTCACTGGTTGAGGATCAAGAGTCCAGAAGTTCAGCAATGCATAACTCCCTTTATAAAATGTCTGCCTCATTACCACTTTAGCCCCTTTGCGAGCTGACATTCCTAGCTTGTCCATCCACCTGGaagtttagatttaaaaaaaaaataaagtaaaataaaataaaacaaaaagacagtttaactctttagccttcagattactccgtcaaatgtattgcttacttattcatattgttttgaactaGTCATGCGTTATtccatagctttgagatttcaatgatgtgactattTCTTttatgacattgtaggataggtgtgaaaagctagatctggctggtttgtacgtaaaacaggtggaatattttgaccagatgtGACTGGTTCAAATGCTACAGAGTTAAAATGACAAAAGCATTATAAGGGGAAAAAAACGACacatatattagaaagaaaaaaggaaaaagccaactagctgtgtggttaaaatatatatacttcacaaccacatggttctgggttcaatcccacaataTGGCATCTTGGGTAGATGTTATCCATTAAGGCCTCAGGTTGATATATGcttattagaaagaaaaaaggaaaaagctaactaggcatggctgtgtggttaagatatatatacttcacaaccacatggttctgggttcaatcccacaataTGGCATCTTGGGTAGATGTTATCCATTAAGGCCTCAGGTTGATATATGCTNNNNNNNNNNNNNNNNNNNNNNNNNNNNNNNNNNNNNNNNNNNNNNNNNNNNNNNNNNNNNNNNNNNNNNNNNNNNNNNNNNNNNNNNNNNNNNNNNNNNNNNNNNNNNNNNNNNNNNNNNNNNNNNNNNNNNNNNNNNNNNNNNNNNNNNNNNNNNNNNNNNNNNNNNNNNNNNNNNNNNNNNNNNNNNNNNNNNNNNNNNNNNNNNNNNNNNNNNNNNNNNNNNNNNNNNNNNNNNNNNNNNNNNNNNNNNNNNNNNNNNNNNNNNNNNNNNNNNNNNNNNNNNNNNNNNNNNNNNNNNNNNNNNNNNNNNNNNNNNNNNNNNNNNNNNNNNNNNNNNNNNNNNNNNNNNNNNNNNNNNNNNNNNNNNNNNNNNNNNNNNNNNNNNNNNNNNNNNNNNNNNNNNNNNNNNNNNNNNNNNNNNNNNNNNNNNNNNNNNNNNNNNNNNNNNNNNNNNNNNNNNNNNNNNNNNNNNNNNNNNNNNNNNNNNNNNNNNNNNNNNNNNNNNNNNNNNNNNNNNNNNNNNNNNNNNNNNNNNNNNNNNNNNNNNNNNNNNNNNNNNNNNNNNNNNNNNNNNNNNNNNNNNNNNNNNNNNNNNNNNNNNNNNNNNNNNNNNNNNNNNNNNNNNNNNNNNNNNNNNNNNNNNNNNNNNNNNNNNNNNNNNNNNNNNNNNNNNNNNNNNNNNNNNNNNNNNNNNNNNNNNNNNNNNNNNNNNNNNNNNNNNNNNNNNNNNNNNNNNNNNNNNNNNNNNNNNNNNNNNNNNNNNNNNNNNNNNNNNNNNNNNNNNNNNNNNNNNNNNNNNNNNNNNNNNNNNNNNNNNNNNNNNNNNNNNNNNNNNNNNNNNNNNNNNNNNNNNNNNNNNNNNNNNNNNNNNNNNNNNNNNNNNNNNNNNNNNNNNNNNNNNNNNNNNNNNNNNNNNNNNNNNNNNNNNNNNNNNNNNNNNNNNNNNNNNNNNNNNNNNNNNNNNNNNNNNNNNNNNNNNNNNNNNNNNNNNNNNNNNNNNNNNNNNNNNNNNNNNNNNNNNaatatatatacttcacaaccacatggttctgggttcaatcccacaataTGGCATCTTGGGTAGATGTTATCCATTAAGGCCTCAGGTTGATATATGcttattagaaagaaaaaaggaaaaagctaactaggcatggctgtgtggttaagatatatatacttcacaaccacatggttctgggttcaatcccacaataTGGCATCTTGGGTAGATGTTATCCATTAAGGCCTCAGGTTGATATATGCTTTTTGAGTAGAATTTGGTAGCTAGAAACTAAGCAGAAGCccattatgtacatgtgtgtgagtgtgtgtgtgtgtgtgtatgtgtgtgtgtatacacacacaaacatgtaagcTTACATAGAAGATACGCAAATATGGCAAATTTGTTTTCCTATAGACTGGAAAAATAACAAACAGCCTTGACCCTTTCCGTACCAATCTGcttaagaaaaaatgaaaaataaacaaggaaattCTTACAAGAATCCAGCAATATAAGAGTCAGACAATCCAGGAGCACCACCACCATAAGCAGAACTGGTCTCACCAAGCCAAAGATCCTTGTCCCTGGAATATGTATGCAGCATTCTAAAGGCAGTGTCCAATTGATCACCAAACTTCTCCATCACCCATGGGTTGAGAAATTGGTCAGCATTGGTATCGTGTCCATTTAGGTAATACCTTGAAAatggaataatatattttgttggttAAGTAATTAAAcagccgtatatatataaatgtaattgatgtcataagaatttataaactctcgagagaatgtaaaataattctttttggaaGAACGGATCTCACAGAAgatgaagctatatatataatggcattttaaaaaataacgtcgaccactaacgtggacagttaatgcgctagaaatagatcacatcttgtgtctattaagacctaaattgttctcaacatgaaatatagcagcataccaaaaacgtgagcgggcaagacatttaaaatcacctaaaaaagcattattaaacaggaatggCATGTATATATTAGGTTGAAGAACCCTTTTGGATAAATAAAGTCAATACTGACCAAtcaaaaaatcaacaaaaaacaaaagagggACAGGTCATGTTTTCATGGTCATGTGATGGACAACTTGAGGTAACAACCTGACCACTGCATGAAGTGCTACCAGTTGGTCATTTAAATGTTTTAGAAAAGACATGGTCACTTACTGGTGGACAGTTACAACATCTACTGTGTCTCTGGAGTGTTCTAGGAAtctggaaaaattaaaaaaatatgcttatttaaatacatacatggatacatatatataaatattcatctatcaatctatctatgcatgtgtgtgtacacgcacacatatatatgtatacgaacatgtacatatatatatatatatatatatatatacacacatatatatgctactgtatcttcgaaacgcctagtttagaatagaggcagctgatgaagaattaatccaagtggctatttgtttttctatgtgttcgttccgttgtctgtatttcattgttctaacgtcctgtaccctgatatgcatctatatacacatgtagatgtaagtatgtacatatatgtgtgtatacatgtttatatatccgttgtattattatatacacacacacacacgtgattatGAGCCTACTACTAATCTATACACCCTCATCTTCCCCTATCatacatcttaaattttttttctaaatcctcACAGAAGCCCCTAAAACAAATAATTGATCTCTTACTTGATAAAGAAATTTTCCTTGTAGGCTTTCCTCAAACACCCATCAGTAACATCAGGTCCAACAATAAGGGACTTCTTATATAATGGGAAAGAGTTCTTCAGCACTTTGAGTTTGGCAAAATCCTTACTTAAAACAACAGGATCAATGGCATAGCCGAGAAGGTGCCGGTAGTGATCTGGttctgagaaaagaaaagaaaaaattcttttagttgcacattaatttcacgagtaggccaTTCCATTAGAGGCCTCTtgtcgtcgtaactgatggagtaccAGGTAAAGTTTGCCGGATCCaagctaacctggggttaaacgacaACAGAGAAAATGTAGAACACAATTTACATGATTTAAAGGCAGTGGTTATTACTTACCATTTCCAAGTTCCAGTCCTGCAAGAGGGAACCCTTTCTCCTGAGATAGCTTCAGAAGTTCTGACGCATTGATGTTAGGGTCCCAAGATTTGTTAGTTCTCTGTAGTAAGTTCAGATCAAATATTAACTCCCATCCAGGGACTGAATGTACAAAGTTGTTTAAGTAGGTCCAGTCGAATGCTGCaagaaatattcaaacaaaataaatagaacaggaaaaaaaaaaaaatggagtcacATTTATAgctttcatctttcacttgtgtcggtcattagactgtgaccaggCTGGGGCATTGCCCAGAAGAATTTTAAGTCAAACAAAGCCCCATCcccatccgaacgtggtcaatgccagatgccagttggacgatttgactgaggtctggaaagccagtggctgcaccaggctccaatctgatctgacaatatttctacagcaggatgcatttcttaacgccaaccactctgagagagtggagtgggtgctttttatgtgccaccagcacaggagtcagtcaggtggGTCTGGCATTGATcccattcggatagtgctttttacatgccaccgacacgggGAACCAGTCAGGgtgcactggcatcagccacgttcggatagtgtttttcatgtgtcaccggAACAGGAGCCAGGGACATTGGCCACAGCtctgattttggttttacttgactcaacaggtcttctgaagcatatcatatcgcccgacatatcaagggtacttttaaacgggCTGGACgcgcaacactggcatcagccatggctgtgatctcactttacttgccaggttttctcaatcacagcatatctctgaaggtctcggtctcctgtcattgcctctgttcagtgggactgaacctggaaccatgtggttgggaagcaagcttcttatcagacAGCTACACTTgcacctgtgcatgtgtgtgcttgaatgcgagtgtgtgtgcatgtgtgtgtgtgtatgcatgtgtgttactgCTACCTTGTTTTAGTCACTGAATGATATTTGTAAGCAAGTGTCGTCGTCATACAAGCAGCcttcttcatttccagtcttctgcggAAACATGTGCAGTCAtggcaaaatattggtttcaaatttaggcacaaggccagcaatttcgaggggagggggctaagtcagttacatcaaccccagtgccacaactggtacttattttatcgaccctaaaagaatgaaagcacatccatggcaaaatattaccttatttggacagtgataggaaggacatctggctacAGAAAAAGCTGCCTCTACAaaattctatccaacccatgagagcatagaaaagtggacattagaatgaggatgatgatggcattTTGAGGGCAAAAGGTGCgagtaaatagataaaataaacaaacctgTCATGGTAAAGGGATCCATTTTGCCGCCATCCAAACCACCGTTTtctgtactgttgttgttggcaaaaTCAAGGTTTTCTGTCACACCTAGAGTTTCTCTGAAGATAAGGAAATCAGCAGAAGTGCCGCCAACTCTTAGATATGTAGGCGAAAGCCCTTTGGCGAGAGTAAGCAATTTCTTCGAGCTGAAAAgaagatggaaagagaaaatagCCTTTtaggaatgtgtatgtatatatgcgtaaatatatgtgtatgtatgtgtatatgtatgtgtgtgtgagtgtttgtgtgtatatatatatatatatatatatattgttgttgttgttgNNNNNNNNNNNNNNNNNNNNNNNNNNNNNNNNNNNNNNNNNNNNNNNNNNNNNNNNNNNNNNNNNNNNNNNNNNNNNNNNNNNNNNNNNNNNNNNNNNNNNNNNNNNNNNNNNNNNNNNNNNNNNNNNNNNNNNNNNNNNNNNNNNNNNNNNNNNNNNNNNNNNNNNNNNNNNNNNNNNNNNNNNNNNNNNNNNNNNNNNNNNNNNNNNNNNNNNNNNNNNNNNNNNNNNNNNNNNNNNNNNNNNNNNNNNNNNNNNNNNNNNNNNNNNNNNNNNNNNNNNNNNNNNNNNNNNNNNNNNNNNNNNNNNNNNNNNNNNNNNNNNNNNNNNNNNNNNNNNNNNNNNNNNNNNNNNNNNNNNNNNNNNNNNNNNNNNNNNNNNNNNNNNNNNNNNNNNNNNNNNNNNNNNNNNNNNNNNNNNNNNNNNNNNNNNNNNNNNNNNNNNNNNNNNNNNNNNNNNNNNNNNNNNNNNNNNNNNNNNNNNNNNNNNNNNNNNNNNNNNNNNNNNNNNNNNNNNNNNNNNNNtatatattatatctatatatattatatatatgttttgagttTATATCCtacaaacattttctttgttgttcatCCTTCTATAACTGATTCGGCCCCATGCAATTTAAAGTTTCGTGGGCCCATCACAGGAACTTAGCTCGTCAGGGTAGGCTTCAGAGACAAGCCTACAAAACTTAAAGTTGCATGGGGCCAAATTAAAgttctaaataataatataggtaacttcggtaatttttcagattaacacccgcacgatcttcactgaggtgttaggattagggtttagggttacggttagggttatggttagagtcttagggttagggtttgggttagggagtTCCgtccgtaaccgtaaccctaaccctaaccctaaccataacaccctagtgaagatcgtatgggtgttaatctgaaaaattaccgcaACTTCTACCAAAGGTGTTAAGCGcacctttctttcgtttgtccactcactcgtatataaagcgtttgacccgagcaaaaaaaaaaacaaaacaatagtgtaataggtgtaataCAACTTGCCTTAaacgaatatttaaaaaaatgcgcgctcgcgaacggggtGGGATGGGGAAAGGACTCGGAACAATCATatattgatgaaggaaaagttccctaagtggctcgtctgttttcctatgttaGAAAAAAGTCCGTCTTTTGTGCTTTGTtttgttcccgttccttttttgacgtcctgtacccggatatgcatctatatatacatgtagatgtaggtatgtacatgatggccgtccactcgtgaccgaggaagaccattgccgacctccaggaacattgtgcgctctagaagtaacttacattttgcatttgcggctccgtatgtggctaatgagccctgctcttgacaagcatacacgactgcaaacattgctgACCAAGTTTtctccattcactatacgagccgtgcgctttcgcacaactcgcttaagttcttcatgctggatacgtactctctcaaaagtgtcgatcccttCCTTaatctgcttcctccatccgtggcgatgacaggcattgttctcccagtcagtgtcctgcatatcacaggccttcaATGAGGACTTGgcacagtccttaaagcgcagccttggtttctgccggagtctccttccattcacaagttctccatagagtaTCTGcttaggtatgtacatatacatgcatatgctcatatatcatttgtattatNNNNNNNNNNNNNNNNNNNNNNNNNNNNNNNNNNNNNNNNNNNNNNNNNNNNNNNNNNNNNNNNNNNNNNNNNNNNNNNNNNNNNNNNNNNNNNNNNNNNNNNNNNNNNNNNNNNNNNNNNNNNNNNNNNNNNNNNNNNNNNNNNNNNNNNNNNNNNNNNNNNNNNNNNNNNNNNNNNNNNNNNNNNNNNNNNNNNNNNNNNNNNNNNNNNNNNNNNNNNNNNNNNNNNNNNNNNNNNNNNNNNNNNNNNNNNNNNNNNNNNNNNNNNNNNNNNNNNNNNNNNNNNNNNNNNNNNNNNNNNNNNNNNNNNNNNNNNNNNNNNNNNNNNNNNNNNNNNNNNNNNNNNNNNNNNNNNNNNNNNNNNNNNNNNNNNNNNNNNNNNNNNNNNNNNNNNNNNNNNNNNNNNNNNNNNNNNNNNNNNNNNNNNNNNNNNNNNNNNNNNNNNNNNNNNNNNNNNNNNNNNNNNNNNNNNNNNNNNNNNNNNNNNNNNNNNNNNNNNNNNNNNNNNNNNNNNNNNNNNNNNNNNNNNNNNNNNNNNNNNNNNNNNNNNNNNNNNNNNNNNNNNNNNNNNNNNNNNNNNNNNNNNNNNNNNNNNNNNNNNNNNNNNNNNNNNNNNNNNNNNNNNNNNNNNNNNNNNNNNNNNNNNNNNNNNNNNNNNNNNNNNNNNNNNNNNNNNNNNNNNNNNNNNNNNNNNNNNNNNNNNNNNNNNNNNNNNNNNNNNNNNNNNNNNNNNNNNNNNNNNNNNNNNNNNNNNNNNNNNNNNNNNNNNNNNNNNNNNNNNNNNNNNNNNNNNNNNNNNNNNNNNNNNNNNNNNNNNNNNNNNNNNNNNNNNNNNNNNNNNNNNNNNNNNNNNNNNNNNNNNNNNNNNNNNNNNNNNNNNNNNNNNNNNNNNNNNNNNNNNNNNNNNNNNNNNNNNNNNNNNNNNNNNNNNNNNNNNNNNNNNNNNNNNNNNNNNNNNNNNNNNNNNNNNNNNNNNNNNNNNNNNNNNNNNNNNNNNNNNNNNNNNNNNNNNNNNNNNNNNNNNNNNNNNNNNNNNNNNNNNNNNNNNNNNNNNNNNNNNNNNNNNNNNNNNNNNNNNNNNNNNNNNNNNNNNNNNNNNNNNNNNNNNNNNNNNNNNNNNNNNNNNNNNNNNNNNNNNNNNNNNNNNNNNNNNNNNNNNNNNNNNNNNNNNNNNNNNNNNtatatatatatatattatatatatatatatataaatgactataTAAATTCAGATAAACAGAAGTGGGAGGAGTGAATGTATTCACATAGAaaattgtgtatgtaaataagtgtATTTGTCAacttatgtaaacaaacatagagaagcataaatatttatatatatttacctggtATCGAAATGAGCCCATTTGTCTCTCAAAAGACCAGAATCCAATGTTACTGACAGGAATCGGTCATTAAGTGTATGAAGGGCATAATCGAGGTCCAATTTAAGGGTAAACGTGTGATAGGGTTTGTAAGACACATGTTGCTCCTGGGAGTGGATCGCAGACGTGAAAAATGCTAAAACAACACCAAAACGAAGGATGTCCGGCATAAAAGACATCTCATTCCAAGACCAGTTCTATCCAAGATAGAACTGTGTTGTGACCTGTAGTATATTATTCTACGTAGTGTGAATAATAAAAGACACCAGCCGTGTCTTGTCGTCCAGTGTCAACTTGGATCTATCTTtagatgtttgtttcttttggaaAACGTCCCAAAACAATCTGAAATAAGAACGGAAGTagtcacatttctctctctcactcatctcaCATTCGCTGACACAGTTCACTCCCACTCTCACTCTATCTGTTATCCTGTCTAGCCTCTCTcctactctcactctttctattgTCTCCCCATCTAACCAccctctcccattctctctgCCTGCCAGTCGAATCTCCCTCTCCTACTCTCACTCTATCTGTTTTCCTGTCTAGTCTTTCTcctactctcactctttctattgTCTCCCCATCTAACCtccctctcccattctctctgcctgcctgtcaAATCTTCCTCTCCCACTCTCACTCAGTCTCTTTGGTCTGCCTATCTAACCCCTCTCTTtctacctgtctgcctatctaATCTCTCTTACGCTCTGTttaatctttctctcactctctctttctacctgtctgcctatctaATCTCTCTTACGCTCTgtttaatctttctctctcttgctacctgtctgcctatctaATCTCTCTCCTCTGTGTATCAGTCCTATAACTCTCTTTCCCtgttaactctttctctctcgctagccctctatctctttctttttatctgtctgcctgtctaatttttctccacctctttctcattctcatcttcgctctttctatctctcctttttctctgctGCAacccttcttttctctttcaatctaATCAGCTCTGttgctgtctgtctctctctttatccgtTTGCCTgtctaattttctctctttccattcctCTGACGCTCTCCCTacttctctcaccctttctttgtaaatatctctatctgtctaatctctctccccactctctgtGTAATTCTccctttttctatctcttttttattCCGTTGCTATCCTGActtacttctttctttccatctctctttctttctaaccACCTTCATTTGCTTGTggaatctctccctctctttatccttttgttttctttccctgTCTATATCTTCTACTTCATTGTCTTTGTCTATTTAATAAAATCCGTCATTTCTATTAATCTCTTGTCCGTTGATCTAACCAGAGTTCAGTATCTGCTTATCCAATCTCCCTCTCCATTGATCTAACCAATCCTCTATGTCCTGTCCCACTTATGGTTTCTCTCTGCCTTCTCTTTCTAGCTCTGTTTATTCATGTGTCCTTtattctcttttgttctttttctatctctcaatTAATCTTTCATCACTCCCGTTCACTGTCTTCATTTTATCTCTGTCAACTCCCTCACTCTGGGAATCTCTATCCCTTCCAAGCCTTTCTCTTTAGTTCCCAGTTTATCATATATACTGCCTCAGTTACATATTTTATGATgactgtccactcgtgaccgagaaAAAAACATCATTAACCACTAAGAACACTGTGTAAACGGAGACAAAATTAGATTTCACACATGTGGCTCCGCTGTTGACTAATTGTCCCAGTTCTTGATAAACAACATACATTCGCAGATGAAACTCACCCCATTCTCTACACTGGCGGTGCGTTTCTGAGGAACTCTTAAGTTCAGCAAGCAAAATGCATGTTTCTTCAAAAATACTAACTTCACTTTACTCTCTTCCACGGTTGGGGGCGATGACAAGCATTGCTTTCCAAATTAACTCTTTTTCTAGCCTTAGCTGTCATCTCAcgttaaaacaaaataagttaaAGGTGGGAAAACATCGTTCACAATTTTTATTAGACCGTCCAGATTTGGAAAGattggcgaaagtaaagaattcGTAAACCCCGTGTTTAGGGTTTtcgttacgccgaaaacgggtggtgtacgtattctttaccttcgccgaaAGATTGATACTGTTAATATTAAGTTTGAACAGAACACCTATATATCGACGACAGCAAGAAAAATATGACTGGAGAAGGAATTCctgagggttggtaacaaaaaATTAGGTGGTAAACATTAACAAAACACAGTACTCCAggaacctttaaaaaaaaaccccaaaatggcCAAAATGAATGTGAAGACATACTTGGTCTCCATACTAAACAAAATCTTCTCTGAGGAGTGATCAACAAACTGTGAAATGGTGCATCAGGAAACTcatatctcttctttttttatacataccAAAGACATAGAAAGAATTTGCTTACATTCTTCATACTTAAAGCACAGCTGaactttgtaatatttaaatgtatttcaattCTTCTGAttcaacatttaatatactttgtagtatattatggttgcatgacaaagaatattaatacaaaacaataaaactttcaaacaatataaaatttgtgtttgatcatatatttgagtatatatattctttctcacacaaacacacacacatgtatatggttcAAAATGATGCCAAACACGAGAGAGAAAGGTGAAGGAACAAACACGGTGTAATTGTTTGATACTCAGGAAAATAGGTGACTTGTGTGTCAAGatcaataataaacacaatgATCAAAGttgcaatatatattgataacAGAGGGtaaaggtaaaagaaagaaaataaaataaaataacttggaAAAAAAGATCtacagtttaatatatatttatttgtgttgtatgtgtgaataaatatacatttatatatgtacacatacacactcgtatatatatgtatatatatatgtttgtgtgtatcaaacacgtgtatatatatagagagagatagatagatacatcgatacatagacagatagatacatagataatatattaAGTATCCATCATTTtctcaaatattaataataatcctgtccCCACTGGGTACTGGATTCCGGGATTTTCAATCCTAGTTTCTTGTGTATATTTAGTGCAAGGAAGTGGGAACGAGAGTTCAAATTTTTGGTTTTCTCGATTACTTGCTGGTAAGGAGAAACAGCTTTTGTTCCCATGACAACGTGACCTAGTTTAGAGTCTATTTTAGCATCGAGTCGGGCGTGTCGGATCAAATTGACAATCCACTGCTCTGCGGCATCGGGTGTCATGTTCAGCTTCTGCGACAGCATGTTGATGCTGATGCACT
Encoded proteins:
- the LOC106874146 gene encoding heparanase, yielding MSFMPDILRFGVVLAFFTSAIHSQEQHVSYKPYHTFTLKLDLDYALHTLNDRFLSVTLDSGLLRDKWAHFDTSSKKLLTLAKGLSPTYLRVGGTSADFLIFRETLGVTENLDFANNNSTENGGLDGGKMDPFTMTAFDWTYLNNFVHSVPGWELIFDLNLLQRTNKSWDPNINASELLKLSQEKGFPLAGLELGNEPDHYRHLLGYAIDPVVLSKDFAKLKVLKNSFPLYKKSLIVGPDVTDGCLRKAYKENFFIKFLEHSRDTVDVVTVHQYYLNGHDTNADQFLNPWVMEKFGDQLDTAFRMLHTYSRDKDLWLGETSSAYGGGAPGLSDSYIAGFLWMDKLGMSARKGAKVVMRQTFYKGSYALLNFWTLDPQPDYWLSLLYKRLVGKKVLQVSYTDLDHRLRVYAHCSKDQSLSINQSVTLYAMNLHSVDVVVTLPQVSSSKPIHFYLLEPYGPDGLLSGSVSLNGKHLRLEPDGELPSLEPQIIHNNTVRLPAKTFGFIVIPDIESLACVEHGYTNSKSFVEQSQALPAWVIWIKGLLLATQYWFRLIYFI